One genomic window of Quercus robur chromosome 6, dhQueRobu3.1, whole genome shotgun sequence includes the following:
- the LOC126688809 gene encoding pto-interacting protein 1 isoform X1, protein MSCFGCCEENDIHKAADTGPFMANNSAVNMNHAGNNGGYAAKEAVPKDKQTVTMQPIAVPAIPVEELKDITDNFGTKALIGEGSYGRVYLGVLNGGQTAAIKKLDSSKQPDQEFLAKVSMVSRLKNENVVELVGYCVDGSLRVLAYEYAPNGSLHDILHGRKGVKGAQPGPVLSWAQRVKIAVGAAKGLEYLHEKAQPHIIHRDIKSSNILLFDDDVAKIADFDLSNEAPDNAARLHSTRVLGTFGYHAPEYAMTGQLSSKSDVYSFGVVLLELLTGRKPVDHTLPRGQQSLVTWATPKLSEDKVKQCVDARLNAEYPSKAVAKMAAVAALCVQYEADFRPNMSIVVKALQPLLNPRSGPPSGTPQRL, encoded by the exons ATGAGCTGCTTTGGTTGTTGTGAAGAAAATGATATCCATAAAGCTGCTGATACTGGACCATTCATGGCAAATAATTCCGCAG TCAACATGAATCATGCAGGAAATAATGGAGGATATGCTGCTAAAGAAGCTGTGCCAAAAGATAAACAGACTGTAACTATGCAACCTATTGCTGTCCCTGCCATTCCAGTAGAAGAGTTGAAGGATATAACGGATAATTTTGGTACAAAGGCTTTAATTGGCGAGGGCTCATATGGAAGAGTGTATCTTGGTGTCCTGAATGGTGGTCAGACTGCAGCCATTAAAAAGTTAGACTCAAGTAAACAACCTGATCAAGAATTTCTAGCAAAG GTCTCCATGGTATCAagactaaaaaatgaaaatgttgtcGAGCTTGTTGGTTATTGCGTTGATGGCTCTCTTCGTGTCCTTGCGTATGAATATGCACCCAATGGGTCTCTTCATGATATTCTTCATG GACGAAAAGGTGTCAAAGGAGCACAGCCAGGCCCAGTTCTGTCATGGGCACAAAGAGTTAAAATTGCTGTTGGGGCAGCAAAAGGGCTTGAATATCTACACGAGAAGGCACAACCTCATATCATCCATCGTGATATCAAGTCCAGCAATATACTGCtttttgatgatgatgttgcAAAGATTgctgattttgatttgtcaaatgAAGCCCCTGATAATGCAGCACGCCTTCATTCCACTCGTGTACTTGGCACCTTTGGTTATCATGCTCCAGA ATATGCAATGACTGGGCAGCTGAGTTCAAAGAGTGATGTTTACAGTTTTGGTGTCGTCCTACTGGAACTCTTGACTGGTCGTAAACCTGTTGATCATACACTACCACGTGGACAGCAGAGCCTTGTGACATGG GCAACACCAAAACTCAGTGAAGATAAGGTGAAGCAATGTGTTGATGCTAGACTCAATGCGGAATACCCTTCCAAGGCAGTTGCAAAG ATGGCTGCTGTTGCTGCCTTGTGTGTGCAATATGAAGCTGATTTTCGGCCAAATATGAGCATTGTAGTTAAAGCTCTACAGCCTCTATTGAACCCTCGATCCGGTCCCCCAAGTGGAACACCGCAGCGCTTGTGA
- the LOC126688809 gene encoding pto-interacting protein 1 isoform X2, translated as MSCFGCCEENDIHKAADTGPFMANNSAGNNGGYAAKEAVPKDKQTVTMQPIAVPAIPVEELKDITDNFGTKALIGEGSYGRVYLGVLNGGQTAAIKKLDSSKQPDQEFLAKVSMVSRLKNENVVELVGYCVDGSLRVLAYEYAPNGSLHDILHGRKGVKGAQPGPVLSWAQRVKIAVGAAKGLEYLHEKAQPHIIHRDIKSSNILLFDDDVAKIADFDLSNEAPDNAARLHSTRVLGTFGYHAPEYAMTGQLSSKSDVYSFGVVLLELLTGRKPVDHTLPRGQQSLVTWATPKLSEDKVKQCVDARLNAEYPSKAVAKMAAVAALCVQYEADFRPNMSIVVKALQPLLNPRSGPPSGTPQRL; from the exons ATGAGCTGCTTTGGTTGTTGTGAAGAAAATGATATCCATAAAGCTGCTGATACTGGACCATTCATGGCAAATAATTCCGCAG GAAATAATGGAGGATATGCTGCTAAAGAAGCTGTGCCAAAAGATAAACAGACTGTAACTATGCAACCTATTGCTGTCCCTGCCATTCCAGTAGAAGAGTTGAAGGATATAACGGATAATTTTGGTACAAAGGCTTTAATTGGCGAGGGCTCATATGGAAGAGTGTATCTTGGTGTCCTGAATGGTGGTCAGACTGCAGCCATTAAAAAGTTAGACTCAAGTAAACAACCTGATCAAGAATTTCTAGCAAAG GTCTCCATGGTATCAagactaaaaaatgaaaatgttgtcGAGCTTGTTGGTTATTGCGTTGATGGCTCTCTTCGTGTCCTTGCGTATGAATATGCACCCAATGGGTCTCTTCATGATATTCTTCATG GACGAAAAGGTGTCAAAGGAGCACAGCCAGGCCCAGTTCTGTCATGGGCACAAAGAGTTAAAATTGCTGTTGGGGCAGCAAAAGGGCTTGAATATCTACACGAGAAGGCACAACCTCATATCATCCATCGTGATATCAAGTCCAGCAATATACTGCtttttgatgatgatgttgcAAAGATTgctgattttgatttgtcaaatgAAGCCCCTGATAATGCAGCACGCCTTCATTCCACTCGTGTACTTGGCACCTTTGGTTATCATGCTCCAGA ATATGCAATGACTGGGCAGCTGAGTTCAAAGAGTGATGTTTACAGTTTTGGTGTCGTCCTACTGGAACTCTTGACTGGTCGTAAACCTGTTGATCATACACTACCACGTGGACAGCAGAGCCTTGTGACATGG GCAACACCAAAACTCAGTGAAGATAAGGTGAAGCAATGTGTTGATGCTAGACTCAATGCGGAATACCCTTCCAAGGCAGTTGCAAAG ATGGCTGCTGTTGCTGCCTTGTGTGTGCAATATGAAGCTGATTTTCGGCCAAATATGAGCATTGTAGTTAAAGCTCTACAGCCTCTATTGAACCCTCGATCCGGTCCCCCAAGTGGAACACCGCAGCGCTTGTGA